A segment of the Spiroplasma helicoides genome:
TGGTTCAAGTAATATTGGTGCTCTTGAAGCATCAAAAGCAGTAATTCAAGATTTAGGAACTAAATGAAATCCGCTTTTTATCTTTGGTGATTCTGGTTTAGGAAAAACTCACTTATTAAAAGCTATTTTAAATGAGTTGGGTAGTAAAAATCCAGATAAAAACATCAAATATTATACTTCTGGAGAATTTAGAAAAGAAATAATCGATTCTTTGCAAGGTGGTTTTAAAGAAATTGAAAGCACTAAAGATGAATTAAGTGAATTAGATGCTTTATTAATAGATGATATTCAGTTCTTAGCAAACAGTGATAAAACAAATGAAATATTTTTTGAACTATTTAATATATGTATTGAAAATAACAAACAAATTGTTATATCTTCTGATAAATATGCAGAAGCACTTAATGGTTTTGATAAAAGACTTTTATCAAGATTTAATCAAGGTTTGAGTGTAAAAATTGATAGACCTGATATTGAAACAGCTATAAATATAGTGGATTACAAATCAAAGTTAGCAAATCTAAACCTGTCAGAATCTGCAAAAAAATATGTTGCTTCTTACTACGGATCTGATGTTAGAAAAATTGAGGGAGCTATCAATAAAATAGGTTTTGCGTTAATCCAAAACAAAGTAGATTCTTCTAAGGTTATAGATGATGAAGAAGTAAATAATTTTTTACTTGATTATTCATTTGCGCCTGGTGGAGAAGTTACAGTTCAGAAAATAAAAAACGTTGTTGCTCAAAACTATGGTATTTCACCAGCACAAATTGATTCAAAAAATCGTATTCAAAAAGTTGTTATAGCTAGACATATAGCGATGTATTTAACAGGTGAAATTTTAAAGAAAAACTACACAGAAATCGGAGCTTGTTTTGGGGGTAAAGATCATACAACTGTTTTGTTTGCTTACAAAAAAATAAATGAACTTGTTGCCTCTGATAAAAATCTTAAAAAATTATTAACGAAAATGAAAAAGGAAATAACTTCTTAATATGTTAATTAGTATTTTGTAATGTTATTATAAATATATAAAAAAGTCTTTATTTTGGGGTTGTCTTAAAGTTATTCACATATTAACTCCATAATAATAATATTTAATAAATATAATCTAATATATGGGGGGGTATATCATGTATTTTGAGATAAATAGAAATTACTTTATTGATGAAATTTCGAAGTGTAATAGAATCGTTGATTATAAATCAGTTTCTCCTGCTCTTACAGGAATTTTTATTGAGGTGGATTCAGATAAAATTTCTTTGGTTTCTACTAATCAAACTTTATCTATTAAGACAAATATTTTTGCAGATACCAATGATCTTAAAATAAAAGAAACTGGAAGCTTTCTAATAAGAGGTAAAAATTTTATAGAAATTTTGAGAAGAATGGATGATGAAGTTATTTCAATGAATAAAGTTGAAACTAATTTAATTACTCTTTCTGGGGAAAAATCAGAGTTTATGTTAAATGTTATGGATGAACAAGATTTCCCAACAATTTCTTTTAAAGAGATTGGTTCAATGATTGAAGTGGAAACTAGCGATATTAAAAAATCGTTAAACCAAACAATAATTTCTGTTGATGAATATAATCAAAAAATAGTTTTACAAGGAATTAATTTTCAGATAGATTCAAGTATTTTATACATAACAGGTACTGATGGGAAAAGAGTTTCAAGAAAAAAAATTGAGCTTGGTGAAGTATACAACGACAGATTTGTAGCAAATGTTCCTTTCAAAAGTGTTTCAGAAATCATGAAACTTTTGTCGGATAAAGGTAAAACAAAAATTCTTGTTAGTGATAATTTTGTTACATTTACAATCAATAATTCGATCATTCAATCAACAGTTTTAGAGGGAAATTTTCCTGATGTTAATGGAGTATTTCCAAAAGATTTCAACAGTACAATATATGTAGAAAATAAAAAGTTTTTAAAACTAATTTCAAGAGCTGATATACCAAGTGAAGAAAATTCTTCAACAGTTGTTAATTTTATTTTAAGTGGCGAAACAATTTGTATAAAATCTAATATCCAACAAATAGGAAGTTTTGAAGAAGAATTTAAAGAATTTGAACTTAAAGGTTTAGAAGAACAAAATATATTTTTCAATTCAAAATACTTATTAGATGCTTTAAGAAGTTTTGAGACAAAAACAATTGAAATAAATTTTTTAGATAGTAAGGCTCCGATTGTTGTTGTTTCTTCTGAAGATCCTTCATTAAGTCAAATAATCCTACCTATGTTTTCTAGTTAGCATTTTTTAGCGTCTAAAAATGGTATAATTGAAATAGTTGGGAGTTACTCATATGACAAATAAATATGGTGCTGATCAAATTCAAGTTCTTGAGGGTCTAGAAGCGGTTCGTAAGAGACCTGGTATGTATATAGGTAATGTAGGAAAAAATGGACTACATCACCTAGTTTGGGAAATAGTAGATAATTCAGTTGATGAAGCTTTGGCTGGATTTTGTGATGAAATATCAATAATAATTACTGATAAAAACGAAATTATTGTTAAAGATAATGGTAGAGGTATACCGATAGATATCCATCCTAAGACAAAAAAAACAACTTTAGAAACTATTTTTACCGTGCTTCATGCAGGTGGAAAATTTGATGAAA
Coding sequences within it:
- the dnaN gene encoding DNA polymerase III subunit beta, translated to MYFEINRNYFIDEISKCNRIVDYKSVSPALTGIFIEVDSDKISLVSTNQTLSIKTNIFADTNDLKIKETGSFLIRGKNFIEILRRMDDEVISMNKVETNLITLSGEKSEFMLNVMDEQDFPTISFKEIGSMIEVETSDIKKSLNQTIISVDEYNQKIVLQGINFQIDSSILYITGTDGKRVSRKKIELGEVYNDRFVANVPFKSVSEIMKLLSDKGKTKILVSDNFVTFTINNSIIQSTVLEGNFPDVNGVFPKDFNSTIYVENKKFLKLISRADIPSEENSSTVVNFILSGETICIKSNIQQIGSFEEEFKEFELKGLEEQNIFFNSKYLLDALRSFETKTIEINFLDSKAPIVVVSSEDPSLSQIILPMFSS
- the dnaA gene encoding chromosomal replication initiator protein DnaA encodes the protein MTDKELWKKIKEWLIASDLVEPNVYEDYIKTASLETLSKDQMAIVVNSEFSKKHLEYIKNGLIEQILHVLGREVEVLMLTKEEYQKEKSYFETIKKQKNTVRSSFSFDNFVAGSSNIGALEASKAVIQDLGTKWNPLFIFGDSGLGKTHLLKAILNELGSKNPDKNIKYYTSGEFRKEIIDSLQGGFKEIESTKDELSELDALLIDDIQFLANSDKTNEIFFELFNICIENNKQIVISSDKYAEALNGFDKRLLSRFNQGLSVKIDRPDIETAINIVDYKSKLANLNLSESAKKYVASYYGSDVRKIEGAINKIGFALIQNKVDSSKVIDDEEVNNFLLDYSFAPGGEVTVQKIKNVVAQNYGISPAQIDSKNRIQKVVIARHIAMYLTGEILKKNYTEIGACFGGKDHTTVLFAYKKINELVASDKNLKKLLTKMKKEITS